TCGGTGTCGGTGTGCAGCGCAGACCACGCAACCCAGGCCGCAACGAAGCTGTCGGCGACGATCAAGCGGATGAAGCAGGGTCAGCCGCAGACGCTGGTGGTCGGCATGGGCCACGGTGCGTGCACCTGTGAGGGAGCCGCGTTCGAGTACGTCTTCAACGTCGACCACGTGCTGCGCGAGAACGGGGTGCGCGAGTTGGCCGACGTTGTCTATCTGACCAACGAGCACGAACTCGGCGACTTTGGGGTGGGCGGGATGGTGTTCGAGAAGCAAGGCCAGACGCTGACCAGCGAGGATTGGATGAAGAGCCTGTTCCACGAGCGCGGAATCAGGGTGATTCACCAGGCACATGTCACCTCGGTCGAACCCGGCGTCGTCAACTATGAGCAGATCGACGGCACCGTCGACTCGCAGCCATTCGACTTCGCGATGCTGCTGCCGCCATTTCGAGGGGTCACCATGAGCGCCTTCGGTCGCGACGGCTCCGACATCACCGCGGAGATGTTTGCGCCCAATGGCTTCGTGCGCGTCGATGCCGACTATTCGAACAAACCCTACGAACAATGGTCGGCACGCGATTGGCCGAACACCTACGAAAGCCCGGGCTTCCCGAATGTGTTCGGGGTAGGCATCGCCTTCGCTCCTCCCCACGCCATATCCAGGCCATACACCACACCAAGCGGCGCGCCGGTGGCGCCTGCGCCACCTCGCACTGGCATGCCCTCGGGTGTGCAGGGTCACACGGTCGCCAAGACCATCGCCGATCGCATCCACAAATCCGACCCGTCGGCCGCCGCCCACACCGCGTCGATGGCCAAGATGGGCGCGGCGTGTATCGCCTCCATCGGCGCCGGGTTGAGGCACGGAGCCGCGGCAACCATCACGATGACCCCCATCGTCCCCGACACCGAACGCTTCGGAGCCACAGGTCGAGACGCCAAATCGACATTCGGCGAAGTGGGGCTGGCCGGCCACTGGCTCAAGCGGCTGCTTCACACCATGTTCATCTACAAGGCCAAGGCCCGTCCGGGCTGGTGGCTGATCCCGGAGTGAGTCGATGGATCGTGCAACCGACGAATACAACGCTTCGATCGAGGCGACGGCGCTGCCAACAGATCGCGAGTTCGACCGTCGGCGGAACCTGGTCGTGCAGGCGTGGCGGTTCGTGGTGTTGAACCTGAAGATCCTCAGGCTCAGCCGTCAGAAGCACTGACCGCCACGGGCGGCTTCGAATACTCGGTGGGGGCCGATATGACGTCGTCTGGAACGGCCAGGGTTCGCAGGTAGCGCTCGAGGGGCATACCTGTCGGGTGCGGTTTGTCTGGGTCGTACTGGGGCTGGGCGACCGACCCGCCTTGGCCCTCGAAGGCCGCCGGATTCACGAAGCGATCCAGCTCGGCGGGCGAGATGCCGGCGAGTTCGACAACCTCGGGGTCGATCCAGGCTCTGTGGTCGATGGCTTCACTGGATGTCGCTATCTCGAGGACCAGTCCCTCGAGACCGGCGAAGTACATCGACTTGCACATGCCGTGGTCGATCGGTCCGTAGATGTTGATACCACTCGACCGGACGCGATCGCGAAGCGTCAACAGGTCGTCGTCGGTGTCGACGTTGAAGGCCACGTGCTGCATGGTCCCGCCCGCCGATGGGCCACCGGCCCAACCGGCGTGGCTGACCCCCGGTTGGGGTTCGATTTCGCCGATCTCTGCGGTCTGAACGAACGCCACATACGAATGATCGTTGAGCTTCATGAAGCCGTGCCACGCCCCGTCGACCCCGTGCATCCAGTACAACGCGACCAGCTCGGCACCCAGCACATCGCTGAAGTACTCGATCTGGGCCTTGATGTCGCTGGTGCAAATCGCCAGGTGGTGGATGCCGTTCACCTTCACGCTCATGACCACGATTGTGGTGCTAGTCGGCCGGCCCGGCAACCACACCCGTGTCGTGGAGCTTGCCGACCTCGGCTCCGGACAGTCCGAGGATGTCGTGCAGTATCTCGTCTGTGTGTTCGCCCAACCTGGGCGCGGGCGCGGGCTTGGTGCGTTCGACACCCGAGAACGACAGCGGTGTGCCCGGTGCCAGGATGCGCCCCACGCCGGGCTGGTCGATCTTGGAGAACATCGGGTTTTCGATGCTGCAGCGCGGATCTTCGTTTACCAACTGCACGAAGGTCTGGTACGGGCCCCAGCAAACACCCTTCGAGTCGAAGATGTCGCGAAGCTCGTCGAGCGTGTGCCGCGAGATGAACGGGGCGATGAACGCCGAGATGGCGTCGCGGGCGTCCCAGCGGTCGCCCTCCTTGCTGAGGTCGACGCCCAGGGCCTGTTCGATTACCGGCAGGTGGTCGACGATCTCGGTGGCCTCGGCCAGGCTGCGCCACTGGCGCCCGCTGATGGCCACCACCATCACCCGGCGGCCATCGGCAGTGGCGAAATCTCGCCCGAACGCGCCGTACAGGTCGTTGCCAACCGGCACCCGGTCGCGTTTGGTCAGTTGGGCCTGGGCCATATAACCCAGGTTTGCGACCATCGCGAACGCCACGTCGGTCAGCGAGATCTTGGCCAGCTGACCCTGACCGGTGCGTTGCCGGTAGCGCTCGGCCGCCAGCAAACCCAGCGCGGCGGTGAAGCCGGTGGGAACGTCCCTCGCCGGGAGCACATGGTTGGTCGGCATCGTGGTGCCAGAGGGGCCGGTGGCCATGGCGAACCCAGACGACGGGTTCACGGTGTAGTCGACCGCCGTCGACTCATCGGGGTTGCCGATGATGTTCATGTAGATGAGGTCGTCGCGGTGCGATCGCAGGGCGTCATAAGACAACCATCCGCTCTCGGGGAAGTTCGACAAGAAGATGCCGGCCTCGTCGCCCGGGGCGGTGATCAGCTCGACCACCAGCTCGCGGCCCTGCGCCGTGCGCAGGTCGACCTGTATGGAACGTTTTCCCTTGTTGAGACCGGCCCAGAACAGGCTGACCCCTTCGTCTGTGACCGGCCAGCGCTGATAGTCGAGACCGCCGCCGATGGCGTCGAATCTGATGACATCGGCCCCCAACTGGGCCAACGTCATGCCCCCCAACGGCGCGGCGACGAAAGCCGAACCTTCGACGATGCGCAGACCTTCAAGCATGTTCGTCATTGCATCGAGAGTATCGTCGGGCGACATGACGGCCTATGGAACCAGCCCTGCAGGTGACGCCAGGGTGGGCGTGGCCGACCTCGACGAGCCGGGTGTGCGCCTCACCAGCCTGGTCGCAGGGCCAGGCGGGTTCAGGCTGCAATTCGATGTCGACGACCCCGACCCTCAACGCAAGTTCTTCTTTCGCATAGTGGGGGTCGAGCCCCGGATGTGGGATGTCACGGGTCCTCAAGGCCTGTATTACGAGGTGACAACGTCGGCTCTGACGGTTCGAATGCCCAAGGTCGCGGCAGTCGTCGAGTTCACCGAAGGGAGTTACTGAGGCCGATGGATCCCCTCACCGACTTCTCAGCCGAGGAGATGACCTTCGACGGCTCGGCCAAGCGGGTGTTCTGGGCCGGTGACGGACCAGCGGTGGTGGTCATGACCGAGATGCCCGGCATCACGCCCTCCGTTGCCGACTTTGCCCGGCGCCTGGTCCACAGAGGATTCTCCGTTGCGCTGCCGGACCTGTTCGGCGAGGCCGGGCGCGAACCGTCAGGCGGCTACATCGCAGGCTCGGTGATCAAGGGGTGTGTCTCCAAGGAGTTCGTCGCATTTGCCACCCAGAAGACCTCGCCCGTGGTGCGGTGGGTCAGGCAACTGGCGGTCGAGGCCCATCGGCGCTGTGGTGGGACCGGCGTGGGCGTGGTCGGCATGTGCTTCACCGGAGGGTTCGCCCTGGCCGTCGCCGTAGAGCCCATCGTCGACGTGGCGGTGCTGAGCCAGCCCTCGCTTCCCCTGCCCCTGGGCGCCAAACGCCGCGCCGACCTGGGCCTGAACACTGCCGATCGCCAGGCCGTGGCAGCCCGGGCCGATGCCGGGCAGCTCTGTGCAATCGGCCTGCGGTTCACACAAGACCCGATGGTGCGGCCCGAG
Above is a genomic segment from Acidimicrobiales bacterium containing:
- a CDS encoding FAD-dependent oxidoreductase, whose amino-acid sequence is MARVVVLGAGVAGHTAALHLKRMLGSQHDVIVVSPNSRWNWIPSNIWVGVDKMKAKDVVFALEPVYRRKGIEFHQAKAVAVWPAGSERIAAPHVDIAYTASDHRGQSAQVAYDFLVIATGPQLRFDLTPGLGPDHNSVSVCSADHATQAATKLSATIKRMKQGQPQTLVVGMGHGACTCEGAAFEYVFNVDHVLRENGVRELADVVYLTNEHELGDFGVGGMVFEKQGQTLTSEDWMKSLFHERGIRVIHQAHVTSVEPGVVNYEQIDGTVDSQPFDFAMLLPPFRGVTMSAFGRDGSDITAEMFAPNGFVRVDADYSNKPYEQWSARDWPNTYESPGFPNVFGVGIAFAPPHAISRPYTTPSGAPVAPAPPRTGMPSGVQGHTVAKTIADRIHKSDPSAAAHTASMAKMGAACIASIGAGLRHGAAATITMTPIVPDTERFGATGRDAKSTFGEVGLAGHWLKRLLHTMFIYKAKARPGWWLIPE
- a CDS encoding VOC family protein, which translates into the protein MSVKVNGIHHLAICTSDIKAQIEYFSDVLGAELVALYWMHGVDGAWHGFMKLNDHSYVAFVQTAEIGEIEPQPGVSHAGWAGGPSAGGTMQHVAFNVDTDDDLLTLRDRVRSSGINIYGPIDHGMCKSMYFAGLEGLVLEIATSSEAIDHRAWIDPEVVELAGISPAELDRFVNPAAFEGQGGSVAQPQYDPDKPHPTGMPLERYLRTLAVPDDVISAPTEYSKPPVAVSASDG
- a CDS encoding CoA transferase, encoding MTNMLEGLRIVEGSAFVAAPLGGMTLAQLGADVIRFDAIGGGLDYQRWPVTDEGVSLFWAGLNKGKRSIQVDLRTAQGRELVVELITAPGDEAGIFLSNFPESGWLSYDALRSHRDDLIYMNIIGNPDESTAVDYTVNPSSGFAMATGPSGTTMPTNHVLPARDVPTGFTAALGLLAAERYRQRTGQGQLAKISLTDVAFAMVANLGYMAQAQLTKRDRVPVGNDLYGAFGRDFATADGRRVMVVAISGRQWRSLAEATEIVDHLPVIEQALGVDLSKEGDRWDARDAISAFIAPFISRHTLDELRDIFDSKGVCWGPYQTFVQLVNEDPRCSIENPMFSKIDQPGVGRILAPGTPLSFSGVERTKPAPAPRLGEHTDEILHDILGLSGAEVGKLHDTGVVAGPAD
- a CDS encoding dienelactone hydrolase family protein — encoded protein: MDPLTDFSAEEMTFDGSAKRVFWAGDGPAVVVMTEMPGITPSVADFARRLVHRGFSVALPDLFGEAGREPSGGYIAGSVIKGCVSKEFVAFATQKTSPVVRWVRQLAVEAHRRCGGTGVGVVGMCFTGGFALAVAVEPIVDVAVLSQPSLPLPLGAKRRADLGLNTADRQAVAARADAGQLCAIGLRFTQDPMVRPERFEALRELLGEAFIGVEIDSSKGNPDGFSAKAHSVLTEEYTQHRSPTHDAYELVVRHLSERLGQVP